The following proteins are co-located in the Procambarus clarkii isolate CNS0578487 chromosome 16, FALCON_Pclarkii_2.0, whole genome shotgun sequence genome:
- the LOC138365438 gene encoding uncharacterized protein: protein MLKNATNKLGGNRYKVQTLSQMGGASCGDTVRRMMRRIGTYGVWSQYSLVGRKRKRVFKTLDICNVIIKACINTHTNATERDVETSIADMLKNAPNKHGGNRYKGGEARIHVHHIAESDMTNNENSGEPGAWHTAESSLMSI, encoded by the exons atgttgaagaacgccacaaacaaactcggtggaaacagatacaag gtccagacgctgtctcaaatgggcggtgcaagctgtggagacacagtgagacgaatgatgaggaggatagggacctatggggtctggtctcagtattcactcgttgggcgcaagaggaaacgtgtcttcaaaaccttggatatttgtaatgtaataataa aagcctgtatcaacacccacactaatgcaactgaaagagatgttgagacaagtattgctgatatgttgaagaacgccccaaacaaacacggtggaaacagatacaag ggtggtgaagcaagaatacatgtgcatcacatagcagagtcggatatgacgaataatgaaaatagcggagagcctggtgcatggcataccgctgaatcttctctaatgtctatatag